The following proteins are encoded in a genomic region of Laspinema palackyanum D2c:
- a CDS encoding protein kinase domain-containing protein: MDKRFWKKMVGDQFNNKYHLVKFIDSGTLGGVFLANEVIADRLIRQVALKIFLVDTSQLDSQIAELRLATSLKHPHLLDCYSSEIGFEDDADEDEKYLGLAMELAEDSLRKYLANRQTLPLEEVRNIVAQIASSLVFIHSRNIVHRDLKPENILKVGQVWKVADFGISRMLTQGTYTKTSPIQQIATFAYQPPESYQGEIHPGWDVWSLGILLQEMLTGTHPFAATTIPELMMKVMTQEPEFPQELSREVVDILKGCFAKNPRQRWTAQQVLDAVQPSSSNRGDTLLSIDDLDLSSERPGINYYKLRDLLAAKQWEEADGETGKRMYEVMGKEKEQWLRPEDINRFPCKDLKIIDKLWVHYSQGKFGFSVQKKIWEECGSPTKHNKDWERFCNRVGWCRGGSWIKYSDIIKQGYRGSLPSEDKVMTEDIEGGEWFWYSNAEVWHIPLLCSRLETCKL, from the coding sequence ATGGACAAACGTTTTTGGAAAAAAATGGTCGGAGACCAATTCAATAACAAATATCACCTCGTCAAATTCATCGATTCAGGAACGTTGGGTGGCGTTTTCCTCGCCAATGAAGTGATTGCTGACCGTTTGATTCGACAAGTAGCACTGAAAATTTTTCTGGTTGATACTTCTCAACTCGACTCGCAAATTGCCGAATTACGCCTCGCCACCAGCCTCAAACATCCTCATTTATTAGATTGTTATAGTTCAGAAATCGGTTTTGAAGACGATGCCGACGAAGACGAGAAATATTTGGGGTTAGCGATGGAACTGGCAGAGGATTCCTTGAGAAAGTATTTGGCAAACCGCCAGACGTTACCATTGGAAGAAGTTCGGAATATCGTCGCTCAAATCGCGTCGTCCTTGGTGTTTATCCACAGTCGAAATATTGTCCATCGTGACCTCAAACCTGAGAATATTTTAAAGGTGGGTCAGGTGTGGAAAGTGGCAGATTTTGGCATTTCTCGGATGTTGACCCAAGGAACTTACACCAAAACCAGTCCAATTCAGCAAATCGCGACATTCGCCTATCAACCCCCAGAGTCTTATCAGGGTGAAATTCATCCGGGGTGGGATGTGTGGTCCCTAGGAATTCTGCTTCAGGAGATGTTGACGGGGACGCATCCCTTTGCGGCGACAACAATTCCGGAGTTGATGATGAAAGTAATGACGCAGGAACCTGAATTTCCCCAGGAGTTGAGTCGTGAAGTTGTGGACATTCTCAAAGGGTGTTTTGCGAAAAATCCAAGGCAACGGTGGACGGCTCAACAGGTTCTTGATGCAGTTCAACCGAGTTCATCAAACCGTGGAGATACTTTACTGAGTATTGACGATTTAGACCTGTCTTCAGAACGTCCGGGAATTAACTATTATAAACTGCGGGATTTACTAGCGGCGAAGCAGTGGGAGGAAGCTGACGGGGAAACGGGAAAGCGAATGTATGAGGTGATGGGAAAAGAAAAAGAGCAATGGTTGAGACCTGAAGATATTAACAGGTTTCCCTGCAAGGATTTGAAGATTATCGATAAGCTGTGGGTCCACTACAGCCAGGGTAAGTTTGGCTTCAGCGTGCAGAAGAAAATTTGGGAGGAATGTGGGAGTCCAACAAAGCATAATAAAGACTGGGAAAGATTCTGCAATCGAGTAGGTTGGTGTAGGGGAGGGAGTTGGATTAAGTATTCGGATATTATTAAGCAGGGGTACAGGGGATCCCTCCCGAGCGAGGATAAGGTCATGACAGAGGATATCGAAGGGGGAGAATGGTTTTGGTATAGTAATGCCGAGGTGTGGCATATCCCTCTTCTCTGCTCTCGCTTAGAGACTTGTAAACTTTAG
- a CDS encoding phycobilisome rod-core linker polypeptide, translating into MTVKASGGSSVARPQLYQTVPVAAISQAEQQDRFPGKSELTELQTFFQSGTKRLEIAEVLTKNSELIVSRAANRIFTGGSPMAFLERPKEPMVIKAPIGANQDVKQGMMLGTTTYVESKGGFLEGLRNIFSSSSGPTPAGFQPINIARYGPGNMTKSLRDLSWFLRYLTYAMVAGDPNIISVNVRGLREIIERACSSSATLVALQEMKAASLGYFKQDEVSRTLISEYFEVLITEFKAPTPSDKVRQTGSSDKQGLQLPQIYFLASERRQKFVMKTGLSSSEKEEVIKAAYRQVFERDITRAYSLSVSYLESQVKNGTITTKEFIRRLGLSPLYRQQFYEKFVNSRVVELAHRHFLGRALSSREEFNKYFAIVSQGGLPALVNALVDSQEYSDYFGEETVPYLRGLGQEAQECRNWGPQFDLFNYSAPFRKVPQFITLFADYNRPLPDQHAYGVGNDPLEIQFGAIFPKETRNPKNRPAPFGKDTRRILIHRGPGINNQLSNPAARGVSPGSLGAKAIKLDQIPSGQKRYGQRGGVKPVQGVSVKYSESSTQGVIKAAYRQVFGRDVYDAQRLKLDEIKLENGDITLREFIRALAKSDVFRNLYWSSLYVCKAIEYIHRRLLGRPTYGRQEMNAYFDICSKKGFYALIDALIDSKEYEEAFGEDTIPYERYLTPGGQALRSLRVGTIGDKNLKVEKDEPSRFIELGTVPERSIPEIENRVGQGVGKRREQTKVFKLTNRTPVESQAVIQAAYRQIFERDLNPYVIKNEFSPLESKLRNGEITVKEFIEGLGNSKLYVKEFYTPYPNTKVIELGTKHFLGRAPLNQQEIRKYNQILATQGIRGFISAMVTSMEYLQAFNEDTVPYRRFPTLPAANFPNTEKLYNQLTKQNKDLVVPSFDPVNSTMDPTKGPLMASAMASQAAHKLDVVQVGRSVSGVMPQRSTANKVARIYRVTEQMGADEMESAIDAIYRQVMDIYSEEIPAEFRLNHAEAQLIRGEISVRQFVGELASSEAYEARFVKPYPSLKAAELLYRHLLGRIPATPEVAESEQLLTESGLAAAVTALVEGAEYNRYFGENVVPYPRA; encoded by the coding sequence ATGACTGTAAAGGCAAGTGGTGGAAGCTCAGTTGCGCGTCCGCAGCTCTATCAAACCGTACCCGTTGCGGCCATTTCCCAAGCGGAACAACAAGACCGCTTTCCGGGAAAAAGCGAACTGACCGAACTCCAGACATTTTTCCAATCCGGAACCAAACGGCTGGAGATTGCTGAAGTTCTGACCAAAAATTCAGAACTGATCGTCTCCCGTGCCGCCAACCGGATTTTCACGGGTGGATCGCCGATGGCGTTCCTGGAAAGACCGAAAGAACCGATGGTGATTAAAGCCCCCATCGGTGCTAATCAAGATGTCAAACAGGGCATGATGCTGGGAACCACCACCTATGTGGAAAGCAAAGGTGGGTTCTTAGAAGGCTTGCGGAACATTTTCAGTTCCTCCAGCGGCCCCACCCCCGCCGGATTCCAACCGATTAATATTGCCCGTTACGGTCCCGGAAACATGACCAAATCCCTGCGGGATTTGAGCTGGTTCCTCCGTTACCTGACCTACGCAATGGTTGCCGGAGACCCGAACATCATTTCGGTGAACGTGCGCGGTTTGCGGGAAATCATTGAAAGAGCCTGTTCTTCTTCGGCAACCCTGGTGGCGTTGCAAGAAATGAAGGCAGCATCTTTGGGCTACTTCAAACAGGATGAAGTCAGCCGGACCCTAATCAGCGAATATTTCGAGGTTTTGATTACCGAATTCAAAGCCCCGACGCCTTCTGATAAAGTCCGTCAAACCGGCAGCAGCGACAAACAAGGTTTGCAATTGCCGCAAATCTACTTCCTCGCTTCCGAACGTCGTCAGAAGTTCGTCATGAAGACGGGACTCTCGTCTTCGGAAAAAGAAGAGGTGATCAAAGCAGCCTATCGGCAAGTCTTTGAGCGGGATATTACTCGCGCCTACAGCTTGAGCGTCTCTTACCTGGAATCCCAGGTGAAAAACGGCACCATCACGACGAAAGAGTTTATCCGGCGCTTGGGTCTGTCGCCCCTGTATCGGCAGCAGTTTTATGAAAAGTTTGTGAACAGCCGCGTGGTGGAATTGGCGCACCGTCATTTCCTCGGACGTGCTCTGAGTTCTCGCGAGGAGTTTAACAAATACTTTGCGATCGTGTCCCAAGGCGGTTTACCTGCTTTGGTGAACGCCCTAGTCGATTCTCAGGAATATTCTGATTATTTCGGCGAGGAAACTGTACCTTACCTGCGCGGTTTGGGCCAAGAAGCCCAAGAGTGCCGGAACTGGGGACCTCAGTTTGACCTGTTTAATTACAGTGCACCGTTCCGCAAGGTTCCGCAATTTATCACCCTGTTTGCGGACTACAATCGGCCTCTGCCGGATCAGCACGCCTATGGTGTGGGGAATGACCCTCTGGAAATCCAGTTTGGGGCCATCTTCCCGAAAGAAACCCGCAATCCGAAAAACCGTCCGGCACCGTTTGGCAAAGATACTCGCCGGATCCTGATTCATCGCGGTCCTGGCATCAACAACCAACTAAGCAATCCAGCAGCGCGGGGTGTGTCTCCGGGTTCTCTGGGTGCGAAGGCGATCAAGCTGGATCAAATCCCCAGTGGACAGAAACGGTATGGTCAGCGCGGTGGGGTCAAACCCGTGCAAGGGGTGAGTGTTAAATACTCGGAGAGTTCGACTCAAGGGGTGATTAAGGCAGCCTATCGCCAAGTGTTTGGCCGGGATGTCTATGATGCTCAACGCCTGAAGCTGGACGAAATCAAGCTAGAAAACGGGGATATTACTCTGCGCGAGTTTATCCGGGCTCTGGCGAAGTCTGATGTGTTCCGGAATCTGTACTGGAGTTCGCTTTATGTTTGTAAGGCGATCGAATATATTCACCGTCGTTTGTTAGGTCGCCCGACCTACGGACGGCAGGAAATGAATGCTTACTTTGATATTTGCTCCAAGAAAGGCTTCTATGCTTTGATTGATGCGCTTATCGATAGTAAAGAGTACGAGGAAGCCTTTGGGGAAGATACGATTCCTTATGAGCGCTATCTGACTCCGGGTGGTCAAGCCCTGCGATCGCTCCGTGTTGGCACGATCGGCGACAAGAACCTCAAAGTCGAGAAAGACGAACCCTCGCGCTTTATCGAACTCGGCACCGTTCCCGAGCGATCGATACCGGAAATCGAAAACCGCGTCGGCCAAGGGGTTGGCAAACGCCGCGAACAAACCAAGGTGTTCAAGCTCACCAACCGCACTCCGGTGGAATCTCAAGCGGTCATTCAAGCTGCTTACCGTCAAATTTTCGAGCGCGACTTGAATCCTTATGTGATTAAGAATGAGTTCAGCCCGCTCGAAAGCAAACTGCGGAACGGCGAAATTACCGTGAAGGAGTTTATTGAAGGATTGGGGAATTCCAAGCTGTATGTCAAGGAGTTCTATACCCCCTATCCGAACACCAAGGTGATTGAACTGGGAACCAAGCACTTCTTAGGTCGTGCACCGTTGAATCAGCAGGAAATTCGCAAGTATAACCAAATTCTGGCGACCCAAGGGATCCGAGGATTTATCTCGGCAATGGTCACCAGTATGGAGTACCTGCAAGCGTTTAACGAGGATACGGTTCCTTATCGTCGCTTCCCAACCCTGCCTGCAGCAAACTTCCCGAATACGGAGAAGCTGTATAACCAGTTGACGAAGCAGAATAAAGACTTGGTAGTGCCAAGTTTTGATCCGGTGAACTCGACGATGGACCCGACCAAAGGACCGCTGATGGCGAGTGCAATGGCATCCCAAGCAGCGCATAAATTGGATGTGGTGCAAGTGGGACGGTCCGTGAGTGGTGTGATGCCGCAACGGTCTACAGCGAACAAAGTGGCGCGGATTTATCGCGTGACTGAGCAGATGGGTGCGGATGAGATGGAAAGTGCGATCGATGCGATCTATCGTCAGGTGATGGATATCTACAGTGAAGAAATTCCCGCAGAATTCCGCCTGAATCACGCCGAAGCACAACTGATTCGCGGGGAAATCTCAGTCCGTCAGTTTGTGGGTGAGTTGGCAAGTTCTGAAGCCTACGAAGCTCGGTTTGTCAAGCCTTATCCGAGTTTAAAAGCAGCGGAATTACTCTACCGTCACCTCTTGGGTCGCATTCCTGCAACCCCCGAAGTGGCTGAGTCTGAGCAACTGCTAACTGAAAGCGGTTTAGCCGCAGCAGTGACGGCATTGGTAGAAGGTGCGGAATATAATCGCTATTTTGGCGAGAATGTTGTGCCTTATCCTCGTGCCTAG
- a CDS encoding type II toxin-antitoxin system VapC family toxin, protein MMKIEAALAGVSRLFLDTAPVIYFVERNPSFVDQVDPIFERLESGITPVVGTVTVAECLVGALQMGLPDLEQVYVAIFTRDDVLFVENTLAIARQAARVRVQYNLQLPDALQIAAAIDAGCQAFLTNDAHLKRIAELNILLVSELEP, encoded by the coding sequence ATGATGAAAATTGAAGCCGCTCTAGCAGGGGTATCTCGGTTGTTTTTAGACACGGCTCCTGTCATTTACTTTGTAGAACGCAATCCTAGCTTTGTCGATCAGGTTGATCCAATATTTGAGCGATTAGAGTCGGGGATTACGCCAGTGGTGGGAACGGTGACGGTTGCCGAGTGCTTAGTGGGTGCTTTGCAGATGGGCTTACCGGATTTAGAACAAGTCTATGTGGCTATTTTTACACGGGATGATGTACTGTTTGTGGAGAATACCCTGGCGATCGCTCGACAGGCAGCAAGGGTTAGAGTTCAATACAATCTACAACTTCCTGATGCATTGCAGATTGCCGCAGCGATCGATGCTGGCTGTCAGGCATTTTTGACGAATGATGCTCATCTAAAGCGCATAGCCGAGCTAAATATTTTGCTGGTAAGTGAGTTGGAGCCGTAA
- a CDS encoding nodulation protein NodZ, with product MAKYIVVKGTSGIGNRVFAVATGILYAQISGRQLVVDWRDGSYSNTGNNLFFRYFDCPVAQSVEVLPVTDSIYPTPWQNQLHRSLGSLLNETGLNCDQDLSCDVSRLDYPETIIVLSAYTHKIHRMRSLFTGEYSRFAKLTNPEILKLILQSNLTLKEDIRLKVEQFKQEYFSDYMIGVHIRYSDMKVPLSEIEASLQSIVRSVKFKHPNYKIFLATDSQEVLSLFGEKFINVISTNKWFSPSGKRLHQNPQECEDLIQNGIEALVDLYLLAECDHLLFSSRSSFGLLSSLLMTNKQALRSDIDQKKSLIKRVKLKLENTWNS from the coding sequence ATGGCAAAGTATATAGTTGTTAAAGGAACCTCCGGTATTGGCAATCGTGTTTTTGCGGTAGCAACGGGGATTTTATATGCTCAGATTAGTGGTCGCCAGTTGGTGGTTGATTGGCGGGATGGGAGTTATTCTAATACGGGAAATAATTTATTTTTTCGCTACTTCGATTGTCCGGTGGCCCAGTCCGTGGAAGTGTTACCCGTGACTGATTCGATTTATCCTACCCCCTGGCAGAATCAACTACATCGTTCCTTGGGGTCTTTACTCAATGAGACAGGTCTCAATTGTGATCAAGACCTATCTTGTGATGTATCCCGTTTGGATTATCCCGAAACTATTATTGTGTTATCAGCTTATACCCATAAAATTCATAGGATGCGGTCCTTATTTACAGGTGAATATAGTCGTTTCGCCAAGCTAACGAATCCGGAAATTCTCAAGTTGATTTTACAGTCTAACCTCACGTTAAAAGAGGATATTCGGTTAAAAGTTGAGCAATTTAAACAAGAATACTTTTCAGATTATATGATTGGGGTCCATATTCGTTATTCGGACATGAAGGTTCCTTTGTCAGAAATAGAAGCATCTCTGCAATCAATTGTCAGGAGTGTGAAGTTCAAACACCCCAACTATAAGATATTTTTGGCAACGGATTCTCAAGAGGTTTTATCGTTATTTGGAGAGAAATTTATTAATGTTATTTCAACAAATAAATGGTTTTCTCCTTCTGGAAAACGACTGCATCAAAATCCTCAAGAATGTGAGGATTTAATTCAAAATGGCATTGAGGCGCTAGTTGATTTATATTTGCTGGCGGAGTGTGACCATTTACTATTTTCTTCAAGATCATCTTTTGGTTTATTGTCCAGTCTTTTAATGACTAATAAACAGGCTCTGCGCTCGGATATTGACCAGAAAAAATCTTTGATTAAACGAGTTAAATTAAAACTTGAAAATACTTGGAATTCCTGA
- a CDS encoding Uma2 family endonuclease, with protein sequence MEISQIDSHNPPIIAIPHYIHPDDYLALERQNPIRHEYRGGLVYAMNGCSDRHSRIAINLLSEIDQHLGDSPCRFYGSTVKVNYKDEFYYYPDAFVTCDPRDRQDRYIKRYPKFIAEVLSSSTEAFDRDLKFTDYQNLDSLEEYVLISQDTQRVECHRRIAADTWETTIYEAGDRITLTSLDLEFLSERLYRGLD encoded by the coding sequence ATGGAGATAAGTCAAATCGATAGTCACAACCCACCCATAATTGCCATTCCCCACTACATCCACCCTGACGACTACCTCGCCTTAGAACGCCAAAATCCCATCCGCCACGAATACCGAGGTGGCCTCGTTTACGCCATGAACGGCTGTAGCGATCGCCATTCACGGATTGCAATAAACCTCCTGAGTGAGATTGATCAACACCTTGGCGACTCACCCTGTCGCTTCTACGGCAGCACTGTCAAAGTCAACTACAAAGATGAGTTTTATTATTACCCCGATGCTTTCGTGACCTGTGACCCGCGCGATCGCCAAGACCGCTACATTAAACGCTATCCCAAATTCATCGCCGAAGTCCTCTCAAGCAGTACCGAAGCTTTTGACCGTGACCTCAAATTCACCGACTACCAAAACCTCGACAGTCTGGAAGAATATGTTCTAATTTCCCAAGATACCCAGCGAGTCGAATGCCATCGCCGCATCGCTGCTGATACTTGGGAAACTACGATTTATGAGGCGGGCGATCGCATCACCCTCACCAGTCTCGACCTTGAATTTCTCAGCGAACGACTCTATCGCGGTCTGGATTAA